In Fusarium falciforme chromosome 10, complete sequence, a single genomic region encodes these proteins:
- a CDS encoding Transcriptional activator HAP2, translating into MRWPRGPGGRFLTRAKVAAMANGIDGEGDEGCVNDARVAATFQGYINTAFDALIVFEACLSSKLIPIFRRPESTELLELIQSGNVFVYNVEESGIKRWRDDVSWSPGRELENFLVYRELEQPSMPGVKKRDFKKNGLVKKTIGITYQSVTYRLVSYYKCEDVKQGRFLSPSQHPELGRIAPRDELLTQEFSPPINTTGVNSTLDHFRALAPMTYGCSSPVVQQGEISMDYSTEITGFYYAHQHPLLSYLQPQYEEQQHAILYFLPYYSGEQLATPTQPSGADILMQLMKVELYSLDLNRCPLSMCSDNVQDLEKADIERHI; encoded by the exons ATGCGGTGGCCACGCGGCCCTGGTGGACGGTTCCTGACGAGGGCGAAGGTTGCAGCTATGGCAAATGGTATCGACGGCGAAGGTGACGAGGGATGTGTGAATGATGCCAGAG TCGCTGCTACTTTCCAGGGGTACATCAACACAGCCTTCGATGCCCTGATCGTATTCGAAGCCTGCCTGTCCAGCAAACTGATTCCCATCTTCCGGCGACCTGAGAGCACAGAGCTATTGGAACTGATCCAGAGTGGAAATGTGTTCGTTTATAATGTGGAGGAGTCGGGCATAAAGCGCTGGAGGGACGACGTATCCTGGAGCCCTGGCCGCGAACTCGAAAACTTCCTAGTCTACCGAGAACTAGAGCAACCATCAATGCCTGGCGTGAAGAAGAGGGATTTCAAGAAGAACGGCTTGGTTAAGAAAACCATCGGAATTACCTACCAGAGCGTAACGTATCGCCTGGTGAGCTACTATAAGTGCGAGGACGTCAAGCAAGGCCGTTTTCTCTCCCCCTCTCAACACCCCGAGCTGGGGAGGATTGCTCCTCGTGATGAGCTCTTAACGCAAGAATTCAGCCCCCCCATCAACACCACTGGCGTGAACAGCACCCTTGATCATTTTCGTGCCCTAGCCCCAATGACCTACGGCTGTTCCTCGCCTGTTGTCCAACAGGGCGAGATCTCTATGGACTATTCCACCGAGATTACAGGTTTTTATTACGCACATCAACACCCGCTCCTATCTTACTTGCAACCGCAGTACGAGGAACAACAGCATGCCATACTCTACTTTTTGCCGTACTACTCAGGCGAACAATTGGCGACACCAACTCAACCATCAGGAGCCGACATTCTTATGCAGCTTATGAAAGTGGAACTCTACAGCTTAGACTTGAACCGATGTCCCTTGAGCATGTGCTCTGACAACGTTCAGGACCTGGAGAAGGCCGACATAGAAAGACACATATGA